From the Panthera leo isolate Ple1 chromosome C1, P.leo_Ple1_pat1.1, whole genome shotgun sequence genome, one window contains:
- the PLEKHO1 gene encoding pleckstrin homology domain-containing family O member 1 → MKKNNSAKRGPQDGNHPSAPPEKVGWVRKFCGKGIFREIWKNRYVVLKGDQLYISEKEVKDEKNIQEVFDLSDYEKCEELRKSKSRSKKNHSKFTLAHSKQPGNTAPSLIFLAVSPEEKELWINALNSAITRAKNRILDEVTVEEDSYLAHPTRDRAKIQHSRRPPTRGHLMAVASTSTSDGMLTLDLIQEEDPSPEEPTSCAESFRVDLDKSVAPLAGSRRRADSDRIQPSSDRASGLPRAWDKPDRGATYTPQAPKKLTPTEKGRCASLEEILSQRDAAPARSPQLRAEDPPAFIPSLPGQLSRIQDLVARKLEKTQELLAEVQGLGDGKRKAKDPPRSPPDSESEQRLLETERLLGEASSNWSQAKRVLQEVRELRDLYRQMDLQAPSPHLTPGTQHSQYRKSLM, encoded by the exons ATGAAGAAGAACAATTCCGCAAAGAGG GGGCCTCAGGATGGAAACCATCCGTCCGCACCTCCGGAGAAGGTCGGCTGGGTCCGGAAATTCTGCGGGAAAGGGATTTTCAGGGAGATTTGGAAAAACCGCTATGTGGTGCTGAAGGGGGACCAGCTGTACATCTCTGAGAAGGAG gtaaaagatgagaaaaatattcaagagGTATTTGACCTGAGTGACTATGAGAAGTGCGAAGAGCTCCGGAAATCCAAGAGCAGGAGCAAGAAAAATCATAGCAAGTTTACTCTTGCCCACTCCAAGCAGCCTGGCAACACG GCTCCCAGCCTCATCTTCCTGGCAGTTAGTCCAGAAGAGAAGGAATTGTGGATCAATGCCCTCAACTCTGCTATCACCCGAGCCAAGAACCGTATCTTGGATGAG GTCACCGTCGAGGAAGACAGCTATCTCGCCCACCCCACTCGAGACAGGGCAAAAATCCAACACTCCCGCCGCCCCCCAACGCGGGGACACCTAATGGCCGTG GCTTCCACCTCTACCTCGGATGGGATGCTGACCTTGGACCTGATCCAGGAGGAAGACCCTTCTCCCGAGGAACCCACCTCTTGTGCCGAGAGCTTCCGGGTTGACCTGGACAAGTCTGTGGCCCCGCTGGCAGGCAGCCGGCGGAGAGCAGACTCTGACCGTATCCAGCCCTCCTCAGACCGAGCAAGCGGCCTGCCCCGAGCTTGGGACAAGCCAGACAGAGGGGCCACCTACAccccccaggcacccaagaaGTTGACCCCCACGGAGAAAGGCCGCTGCGCTTCCTTGGAGGAGATCCTGTCTCAGCGGGACGCCGCCCCCGCCCGCAGCCCCCAGCTGCGGGCCGAGGACCCCCCAGCCTTCATTCCATCCCTTCCGGGGCAGCTGTCCCGGATCCAGGACCTGGTAGCCAGGAAACTGGAGAAGACTCAGGAGCTGCTGGCAGAGGTTCAGGGACTGGGAGATGGAAAGCGAAAGGCCAAGGACCCCCCTCGGTCCCCTCCCGATTCGGAGTCCGAGCAGAGGCTGCTGGAGACCGAGCGGCTGCTTGGAGAGGCCTCGTCCAATTGGAGCCAGGCGAAGAGGGTGCTGCAGGAGGTCAGGGAGCTGAGGGACCTGTACAGACAGATGGACCttcaggcccccagcccccacctcacaCCAGGCACTCAGCACAGTCAGTACCGCAAGAGCCTGATGTAA